Proteins found in one Mustela lutreola isolate mMusLut2 chromosome 10, mMusLut2.pri, whole genome shotgun sequence genomic segment:
- the LOC131809605 gene encoding pre-mRNA-splicing factor SYF2-like: MPGREAHEPWDPAAVRGIGPGRPASSPSSPRQVPVGSAEEGERPLAGVAVLAAQKREQRLRKFRELHLKRNEARKLNHQEVVEEDKRLKLPANWEAKKARLEWELQEEEKKKECAARGEDYEKVKLLEISAEDAERWERKKRRKNPDLGFSDYAAAQLRQYHRLTKQIKPNMETYERLREKHGEEFYPTSNSLLHGTHVPSTEEIDRMVIDLEKQIEKRDKYSRRRPYNDDADIDYINERNAKFNKKAERFYGKYTAEIKQNLERGTAV, from the exons ATGCCGGGGAGGGAGGCGCACGAACCGTGGGATCCGGCGGCAGTGAGGGGAATCGGCCCCGGCCGCCCCGCCTCTAGCCCGTCCTCTCCGCGGCAGGTGCCGGTGGGCAGCGCGGAGGAGGGGGAGCGGCCCCTCGCAGGGGTTGCGGTTCTGGCCGCCCAGAAGCGTGAACAGAGGCTGCGCAAGTTCCGGGAGCTGCACCTGAAGCGG AATGAAGCTCGAAAGTTAAACCACCAGGAAGTTGTGGAGGAAGATAAAAGACTTAAATTACCTGCAAACTGGGAGGCTAAAAAAGCTCGTCTGGAATGGGAGctgcaggaagaagaaaagaaaaaa gAATGTGCGGCAAGAGGGGAGGACTATGAGAAAGTGAAGCTGCTGGAGATCAGTGCAGAAGATGCAGaaagatgggagaggaagaagaggaggaaaaacccCGACCTGGGGTTCTCAG ATTATGCTGCCGCCCAGTTACGCCAGTATCATCGGCTGACCAAGCAGATCAAACCTAACATGGAAACTTATGAAAGACTGAGAGAAAAACA TGGAGAGGAGTTCTACCCAACATCCAACAGTCTTCTTCATGGAACCCATGTGCCCTCCACAGAGGAAATTGATAGGATGGTCATAGACTTGGAAAAGCA aattgAAAAACGAGACAAGTATAGCCGGAGACGTCCTTATAATGATGATGCAGACATCGACTACATTAATGAAAGGAATGCCAAATTCAACAAGAAAGCAGAAAGGTTCTATGGGAAATATACAGCTGAAATTAAACAGAATTTGGAGAGGGGAACAGCAGTCTAA
- the RSRP1 gene encoding arginine/serine-rich protein 1 isoform X1 gives MSQYVNDLWPGSPQHKESPSTSRSGRSSRLSSASRSRSSSGSSRSRSSGSSRASSRSRSRSWRRSRSRSWSRRRHQRKYRRYSRSYSRSRSRSRGRRYRDRRYGASRRYGRSPSRPRSRSRSRSRGRSYYRRAYALPRGRRYYGFGRTLYPEERGSWRGGSRGRSRTRSRSPTPFRLSEKDRMELLEIAKANAAKALGTANFDLPASLRKVLASKETNCGTAVPNSDAKFELSGKLGEDGTKNPSEKTSQQKSIAFSSNNSVAKPMLQKSAKATAEETSSGSPKIDKKKSPYGLWLPV, from the exons ATGTCCCAGTACGTGAACGACCTGTGGCCGGGCTCGCCGCAGCACAAGGAGTCCCCCTCGACGTCTCGGTCGGGCCGGTCCAGCCGCCTGTCCTCGGCATCCAGGAGCCGCTCGTCTTCCGGGAGCTCTCGGTCGCGCTCCAGCGGCTCGAGCCGGGCGTCGTCGCGGAGTCGGAGCCGGTCTTGGAGGAGGAGCAGGTCCAGGTCTTGGTCCAGGAGGCGCCACCAGAGAAAGTACAGGCGCTACTCGCGCTCCTACTCGCGCAGCCGGTCACGCTCCCGCGGCCGCCGGTATCGCGACAGGCGCTACGGCGCGTCCAGGAGATACGGTCGGTCGCCGTCGCGGCCCCGCTCCCGCAGCCGGTCCCGCTCGCGGGGGCGCTCGTATTACCGACGGGCCTACGCGCTCCCGCGGGGGCGGCGATACTACGGCTTCGGCCGCACCTTGTACCCTGAGGAACGCGGAAGTTGGAGGGGCGGGTCCCGGGGCAGATCCCGGACCCGGTCGCGGAGCCCAACCCCTTTTCGCTTAAGTGAGAAAG ATCGAATGGAACTGTTAGAAATAGCAAAAGCCAATGCAGCAAAAGCTTTAGGAACCGCTAATTTTGACTTGCCAGCTAGTCTCAGAAAAGTTCTTGCATCTAAAGAGACGAACTGTGGAACAGCTGTACCAAACAGTGATGCAAAGTTTGAG cTGTCGGGAAAACTAGGAGAAGATGGAACTAAAAATCCCAGTGAAAAGACTTCTCAGCAAAAAAGCATAGCTTTTAGCTCTAAT AATTCTGTAGCAAAGCCAATGCTTCAGAAATCTGCTAAAGCTACTGCTGAAGAGACCTCTTCAGGATCCCCCAAAATAGATAAGAAGAAAAGTCCATATGGATTGTGGTTACctgtctaa
- the RSRP1 gene encoding arginine/serine-rich protein 1 isoform X2, with amino-acid sequence MSQYVNDLWPGSPQHKESPSTSRSGRSSRLSSASRSRSSSGSSRSRSSGSSRASSRSRSRSWRRSRSRSWSRRRHQRKYRRYSRSYSRSRSRSRGRRYRDRRYGASRRYGRSPSRPRSRSRSRSRGRSYYRRAYALPRGRRYYGFGRTLYPEERGSWRGGSRGRSRTRSRSPTPFRLSEKDRMELLEIAKANAAKALGTANFDLPASLRKVLASKETNCGTAVPNSDAKFEKS; translated from the exons ATGTCCCAGTACGTGAACGACCTGTGGCCGGGCTCGCCGCAGCACAAGGAGTCCCCCTCGACGTCTCGGTCGGGCCGGTCCAGCCGCCTGTCCTCGGCATCCAGGAGCCGCTCGTCTTCCGGGAGCTCTCGGTCGCGCTCCAGCGGCTCGAGCCGGGCGTCGTCGCGGAGTCGGAGCCGGTCTTGGAGGAGGAGCAGGTCCAGGTCTTGGTCCAGGAGGCGCCACCAGAGAAAGTACAGGCGCTACTCGCGCTCCTACTCGCGCAGCCGGTCACGCTCCCGCGGCCGCCGGTATCGCGACAGGCGCTACGGCGCGTCCAGGAGATACGGTCGGTCGCCGTCGCGGCCCCGCTCCCGCAGCCGGTCCCGCTCGCGGGGGCGCTCGTATTACCGACGGGCCTACGCGCTCCCGCGGGGGCGGCGATACTACGGCTTCGGCCGCACCTTGTACCCTGAGGAACGCGGAAGTTGGAGGGGCGGGTCCCGGGGCAGATCCCGGACCCGGTCGCGGAGCCCAACCCCTTTTCGCTTAAGTGAGAAAG ATCGAATGGAACTGTTAGAAATAGCAAAAGCCAATGCAGCAAAAGCTTTAGGAACCGCTAATTTTGACTTGCCAGCTAGTCTCAGAAAAGTTCTTGCATCTAAAGAGACGAACTGTGGAACAGCTGTACCAAACAGTGATGCAAAGTTTGAG AAATCATGA